A region of the Geitlerinema sp. PCC 9228 genome:
GGTACTTTGGTAGGTGCTAGCGAATCCCCCGAAAGTGCTGCCCGCTCTCTGTTATGGAAAACCACCCAAACCAAAAACTTATATTTGGAACAATTATATACCTTTGGCGAACCGAACAGACACAGTCCCCAAGCGGGGCAAGGGCATGGGGCACGATACCTTTCCGTGAGCTATTTGGCACTGCTAGGGGGAAACCAGCCCCAAGCTCTGACGCCAGTTAACCAAGACTGCCAACTGGCGTGGCATATTTTCTCCGAAGTACCAACCCTCACTTTCGATCAAAATAAAATTATCAACTATGGCTACGCTCGCCTGCGCAACAAATTAGAATACAGTCCCATTGCCTTTCAAATATTACCAGAATCCTTCACTCTCAGCTACTTGTATCAGTTTTACACCATAGTTTTAGGAGAAAACTTCTCCGATTACTCCAACTTTCGTTCCCGCCTGCTGAAATTGGGCTTTTTGCAAGATACCGGGTTAAAAACCTCCCGCGGTGCCGGCAGACCAGCCACTCTGTATCGTTTTGACCGCGCTGCCTTTGCCCCTTACAAAGACAAACCCTTGGTGTTTGTTTAATAATCTCTTGCTTTTTTATTCCTTGAACCGCCCCACCAGCAAAGAACCTTTAGGAATCTCCGAATGAAAATTGCGATCGCACAACTCAATCCCACCATCGGCGACCTACCAGGAAACGCCCAAAAAATTCTCACCAGAGCCCAAACCGCCGCCGAAAACGGCGCACGCCTGCTGCTGACACCGGAACTTTCCCTGTGCGGCTATCCCCCGAAAGATCTGCTGCTGTATCCCGACTTCATTGCTGCCATGCACCGGGAACTGCAACAACTAGCACGGCAACTCCCCAGCGATCTAGCCGTCTTGGTAGGCACTGCCACCGAAAACCCCCAAGCCGACAGCGGCGGCAAACCTTTATTCAACAGCATTGCTTGGTTGCAAAACGGAGAAATTGGTGCCACCTTTCACAAACGTCTGCTTCCCACCTACGATGTCTTTGACGAGCAACGCTACTTCGACCCCGGCAAAACCAGTAACTGTTTAAACCTAGACAATATCCGCATTGGCGTCACCATTTGCGAAGACTTATGGAACGACGAGCAATTTTGGGGTAAGCGCCACTATCCGTGCAATCCCATCGAAGACTTAGCCAACCAAGGCGTCGATCTCATCGTCAACTTATCTGCTTCCCCTTATAGCTTAAACAAACCCAAACTGCGGGAAGCCATGCTCGGTCACAGCGCCCAACGCTACCGCTGCCCCATTATCTACGCCAATCAGGTGGGCGGCAACGACGACTTAATTTTTGACGGCTGCAGTTTAGCCTTCGATCGCACGGGCAAAACCGTAGCCCGGGGCAACGCCATGACCGAAGCACTGTTCTTTTTAGAATTTAACTCCACCAACCAACAGCTCACTAGCCAAACCACCAACGCCTTTCCTGCCAGCGAAGAAGCGGAACTGTGGTCGGCCTTGGTTTTGGGGGTGCGAGATTACGTGCGCAAGTGCGGTTTTCAAAAAGTAGTATTGGGCTTGAGCGGGGGGATTGACTCCTCCCTCGTTGCCGCGATCGCCACCTGTGCCCTCGGTGCCGAAAACGTGGTGGGTGTCTTAATGAGTTCCCCCTACACCTCCGATCGCTCCGTCACTGACGCCACCCAGTGCGCCCAAAACCTGGGCATCGCTACCCACCACCTGCCCATTGCCGGCATCATGGAAGCCT
Encoded here:
- a CDS encoding NUDIX hydrolase is translated as MSNSHDIRSVPTPAGFQVGVDAVIFTVDMSASRLLVLLGAASHQFVETATAASDAPNWHLPGTLVGASESPESAARSLLWKTTQTKNLYLEQLYTFGEPNRHSPQAGQGHGARYLSVSYLALLGGNQPQALTPVNQDCQLAWHIFSEVPTLTFDQNKIINYGYARLRNKLEYSPIAFQILPESFTLSYLYQFYTIVLGENFSDYSNFRSRLLKLGFLQDTGLKTSRGAGRPATLYRFDRAAFAPYKDKPLVFV
- a CDS encoding NAD+ synthase produces the protein MKIAIAQLNPTIGDLPGNAQKILTRAQTAAENGARLLLTPELSLCGYPPKDLLLYPDFIAAMHRELQQLARQLPSDLAVLVGTATENPQADSGGKPLFNSIAWLQNGEIGATFHKRLLPTYDVFDEQRYFDPGKTSNCLNLDNIRIGVTICEDLWNDEQFWGKRHYPCNPIEDLANQGVDLIVNLSASPYSLNKPKLREAMLGHSAQRYRCPIIYANQVGGNDDLIFDGCSLAFDRTGKTVARGNAMTEALFFLEFNSTNQQLTSQTTNAFPASEEAELWSALVLGVRDYVRKCGFQKVVLGLSGGIDSSLVAAIATCALGAENVVGVLMSSPYTSDRSVTDATQCAQNLGIATHHLPIAGIMEAYDRSLKGVFAGLGEDVTEENLQSRIRGNLLMALSNKFGYLLLSTGNKSEMAVGYCTLYGDMNGGLAVIADVPKTRVYALCHWLNQQQATGWQSNCERCLHTQAAEIIPQNILEKPPSAELKPDQADSDSLPSYEILDEILDRFIHKHQSRQTIVEAGLPAEVVDKAINLANKAEFKRRQAPPGLKVTDRAFGTGWRMPVAAQKTLPNPEKSKHL